In bacterium, the sequence TTCAGACCTTGCACATCTTTAAGGAATAGCTTTTTCTTTTCTTCGTCATCTTGCTGAATCGGAGTTGGAGCTTCTTCAACAACTTCTTCTCCATCTTCATTAACCTGAGGTTGTTCTAACTCTTCTTCTTCCTCTTCCTCTGGCTCTTGCTCTTCTTCATCGAAGATGTCACGCATGCGTAACTCTCCGGCCTTGATGCGCTCAGCTAGTTCGAGGATATAAGAAACCGTAATTGGCGAGCGATGAATTTCACGGTCGACTTCAATCTGACCAGCTTCGATACGTTTTGCGATTTCAACCTCACCCTCGCGCGTGAGTAGACTCACCCCACCCATTTCGCGCAGATACATGCGCACTGGGTCTGAAGTCTTTCCTACTCCAGGTGTTGCAGCTGTATCAGAAGCAAACTCGGCTTCAGGTTCGGCCACGCGTAACTGAGGATTTGCAACGAAATTCGGATCGGGTTCATCGTCGTTAACATCAACTTCAGAATCGCCTAAAAGATCGAGTAAATCATCGACCTCTTCCCCCTCTTCAGCTTCTGCGCCAATTGCTAGAATCGGCGCAGTAGTAGAGGCCTTCTTTTGTTCTGCAAGCTTAGTGGTGGGTAATGCCTTGACCTGCCCTTCCTTGGGGAGCTTTTCCTTTTCGCGGGCATCTTTTACTTTTAGATCTTTTGTTGCTTTAGCGGGAACAAGCTTAAGAGCCTGCTTTGTTGCAGGAATTTTTTTACTGCCAGTTGATTTTTTCAAAAGCTTTTTCTCTAGTTTTTTCTGGATATTTTTCTTCAACGAAGATTTTTTCTGAGCTAATTTCTTTTTGAATTTAAGCGCAGCTTGTTTTTTCTTTGGCGGACGACCCATTCTTATTCTTATTCCTTAAACTACAAAACATTTGTCAAAGTTTGTGCTTGCAGCTTTGACGTGAGAGATGCTGCCAGCTTGACAAAGCAATGTTATATTAAATACGCCAAGAAGTGTGGCGTATAAGACGAGTTTTTTTAATACTTCCAGGTAGTTATATCAAGTGCCTGTAATTGACCAGCTAAGTACCTCAAATTCCACTACTTATTAATTCGCGATGATTCTTCTAGCTTTCTCCGGCTAATCAATTTCTGTTGTGCGTAATCTAAAGGGGATAAGTCTGCTTGAGTGCCCTGCGCGCGATCCGAATGAATTCTTTCTGCAAAACGCTCGATGTCATCAAGCACCGCATTGATTCGTGCGCCACCAAGTAACAGTCTACGCCTTAATTCACGTAAGACAATCTCATCACTGATACTATGATCGCGTAAAATCATTTCGACCTTAGAAACATCACTTGCAGAATCCAGCCACGACTCAGCGTTGCCTAAACGTAATGCTAGTAGTTTGTCGAATACTGAAAGTAATCGCTCCGGAATGATCTCGCGAATACGATTGTCTTGATCAATGCCCCAAAGCTTATCGAGCGTGCCGTGATCAAAAAGTGCCGCAAGTAAAAGCTCAAAACACAAAGCCTTAAATTGTCTTTCAGTTGGAGTTTCTTGACGCTTCTCAACTTGGTCCTTAGCGTGGGCGGCCTCAGGCTTAGCTTCAGTAACCGAAAAAGATGAAGTAATTTCAGCTTCCAAGGAATTGAGTAGTTTTTCCAAGCGGTCATAGGACAGGTCCAAGTGCGTAGCTCCTTTCTTTAGTAAAATCTCCTGTTCAACCGGGCTTTCTACGCGTCTAACGCGGGATACGTATTCTTCTGCAGCGCGAGTTTGGGACCCTACCCCTTGAATACCTGCAACTAATTCTGCCAGGAAAATTTCTTCAATTGGTTTGATCCGCGCGGCAAAAAGTTCTCTAATTTTTTCATAACTCTCACGCTGACAGAGGGTATCTGGGTCATCAGCTTGATCGAGAAACACCACTTGCACGTCGAGACCAGAATTTAAGAAGAGATCAAAGCTCTTCACTGCCGCCTTACGTCCTGCCTGGTCACCATCAAAAAGTAGCGTTACGCGGTCGACAAAGCGCTTGAGCACTTTTACGTGGTCTTCTGTTAAACTCGTTCCGCAGGTTGCAACTGTGTTACTAAAGCCGCGCACCGCCATAGAAATCACATCAAAATAACCTTCGACGAGAAAGACTTCTCGAGTGTTACGCATTTCAGGTAAAGCTTTATGCAAGCCATAGAGCGCTTTACGCTTTGCATAAATTGGGCTCTCCGGTGAATTAATGTATTTCGGAGCATCGTCAGACTTAATCACTCGCCCACCGAGCGCAATGACAGCTCCATCACTTCTTGAAATCGGGAAAATTATGCGGTCGCGAAAAGCATCGTAGGCGCGTTTAGCCTCATCGCTAGTTTCAGGGCTTTTTTTACGCAGTCCAACTGTGAAAAGTAAGTCCTCAAGCTCTGCTCCTGCAACTTCTTTCGATTTAACGTGCTCACGAATAAAATCCCAGGCACGCGGAGCATAACCCAAACCAAAATTTCTGATCACGTCTACTGTGATTCCACGTCGCGTAAGGTAATCGCGGGCTGCTGCTGCGTCGGGGCTTTTCACCAAAAACTGATAATAAACTCCAGCTGCGCTACGCATCACTTCGCGCATGGAGCCTTCTTTACGCGTGGTTTTAACTTTCTCACTTTGTTCTGGGACCGGGATATTTAAGCGCTTCGCTAGAAATCTTACAGCCTCAGCAAAGTTAAATCCTCTGGTTTCCATGACGAAGTCAAAGACTGAGCCACTTTTGCCACAACCGAAACAGTGAAAATATCCGTCTTCATCCCGCACTGAGAACGAAGGAGTTTTTTCATTATGAAATGGGCAAAGACCGGTTAAGTTTCGGCCTGAGCGCTTAAGCTGCACACGCTCGGAAATAATCTCAGCGATATTGGTGCGCTCGCGAACTTCATTAATTACGGATAGGGGGATGGCCATACTGCTTAAAATAGTTTGTATTTTTTTAACATAGTTCACTTGCCTTGCCTACTTTTGATGATTACCTAAGGACTGAGCCAGTCAGAGAGTTGGAGCTGGACAAACTTCGCAAATAATGTGGGCAAAAGTTAGACAAATAATATGCTTTTGCTTGCGGGCGAAAAGCAATTTTTATCAATCATTTACTTGAGGAGGTAAATCATTATGGCATCATTTTGTGACTATACACCAGCTAGCGCTAAATCACGTAGCTTATGGGGTGGAGACTTTGATCGCTTATTTTATCAATCTTTTGGGGATATTTTGGGCAATGTCTCAAACACCTTAAAAGGTTACAACAAAGCGTTCCCAGCCGTTGAAATGCGTGACACCGGGAAGGAATTCCTCGTAACGCTTGAAGCTGCTGGAGTAGATCCCAAGGAGCTTGATATTGCGATCGAAGATGGTGTGCTGACTGTTAAGGGCGAGAAAAAGCACGAGCATACGGAAGAAGATAAAGGGGTATTTTACTCAGAGCGATCAGTCGGAACATTTCAGCGTAGTTTTCAACTTCCTGATTATGTCGATGCAGAGAATGTAAAAACCAAAAGTACAAATGGAGTTGTAACTCTTACTTTTGGGAAGCTCAAAGAAAAAGCTCCGAAGAAAATTCAGATTGAAGCCTAAAGCAGGAGCTAAGCGGTATTACTGCCAGGAGTTTAGCAAGCTCCTGGCAGCTTTGTAATTTAATTAAAAGACAAAGGGGTTCTTGGAGTTTTTAAAACCTAGAACCCCTTGCGCAGTGCTAGATGCAGCGGACTACATTTTGCTGAAGTGCTTAAGCGCCATCTCCAAGGGCTTGCCTGCACACTTGAAGTCTTCTGGAACAGGTGTCTCGTATTTCTGTTCCAATGTTTGCCAGCGCTCAAACCCCAGACAAAGAATAGAACTACCAACTAGCAGTCCGATACTGATCCAGAATAGAGAAACGCGAATCCACCACGGCTCAAGCCCGCGTGTCATTGCCAAGCAGAAAATCAGCATGCAAATACATCCAGAAGATAAAATTCCGATGCATGCAGCATTGACTTGCTGGTTGAGTAATTTCATACGCTCACACGCCACTGGAAAATATCCCAGTATAAAATCCACGAATCTAGGTGCAAGCTTATAGCCTACAACAACGCCGAGAATGATTAAGACATAATTCATCATATCCTCCATGATATCCGGATTTGAACCACCCTGAGGCAACTCAAACCCGAATAGCGGAGGAAAAAACCTGTTACTCTCCAAGAACTACCCAAGTAGAGCCCAATAGCATGATCCGTAATTTTTTAAAATACACCTTACTGGCAGACTGACTGAAGTTGCAACCAGTAACCAGGGCTTTGATTAGCCGGGCATGAAGAAGTTGGATTTCCCGTGGGCATACACAGCCCCAATCCAGAGCGGGATTTTTCAATAAATGAGAAGTAAACTTGTTCAGTAGTAGGCGCAAACATCAAAGCGCCGCAATTTAGCTGGGCACGCACTTGAGTGTTGGGCGTGATTGTCATCGCAATTAACTCATCGTTTGTTTTACTTAAATCAACAGGACGAAACTCGGGCATGAGCGCACTAACAGTTGAGCCTTTTCCACCATACATCAAACCCCATACTTTCGGGCACTGGCCAGCGTTAACTTCAGCTGTATTAAGAGCCCAGTCTTTTTTCACACCTTCTCCAAGAATGCGCACGTTAGCATAAGCAGTAATTGCCGGGAAAAAGTAATGGTCGCTTTGCGGTAAGAACATCATATCTTTAGAAAGATGCGTCAGCACTACTCCATCAGCACCGACAATGCGCCGCGTACCGCGCACCAGCGCTAGAGCATCAAGTGCTGAACCAGGAGTCATCCCATCAAAGTAAAACCCTTTAAGTCCAGCTGGAGAGAATTCGTCCCACAAGTTTTGTAAAAACTTTAGGCTTTCTTCCGCATTCTTAGTGTAAAGAAACTGCGCGCCAATGTAGAAGACTGGGTCAGGAGTTGTTTGCCCTGACACGGGAGTTGTTAAGCGCTTTAGATAGTTCTTCACGTGAACTTTTTCAGCCGGTGAAACAAGATACGGACCTTGCACATCGGCTCCTGGCTGGTATGGATTCTTACAATTCGCAGGATAGGCTGTCACCTCCGAGCAGTTTAAATAGAGTGGATTTGGTGCAATGTAATCCTCAACCTTTGTCGCACTTGATTTACGAACATAATAGTACTGCGGCACATTTGGATTCTGTGCTCGCGCATAGCGCGACCAGTTGAGGAACACAATATTTAAATTATTTGGCGCAGTGCGAATTTTATTTAAGTGATTAGTGATATTATTGCTGCTTCCTTCAGGTAATTTAGGATCGACGCCGAGAGAATTCTGCAAACGTTCCGCGCACTGCGCTCGCGGTGCAAGTTCACGAATCGGAAAAGCTGAAAGCACAAATAGGTCGTAAGGCTTTAAATTGTAGCGAATACTCCATAAACCAGTTGGCCGTTTAGCGCCTTGGGGGTCGCTACTCCAGTTTCTGGGAGCATAGTTAACTTGCCAGTTATCGCGTTCAAGGGTGTCACGAAAATAATTTTCGTCATAGCGCCAGTCGCCAAAGTCGTCCGAACTCGAAGCACCACTGCCATTTGAACTATAACCCGAAGCATCGATATCATTAATTTGCTGTGGCGGGTAAATTGGCGAGAAGAAAAAACCTTCATAATTACTCAGATGCGCCTCAAAGATGGTGCCCACTTCTTGGTTAAAATAAAAATCCTTGTAACAGTTAGGACAAGTCCCATCAGCACGATTTTCTGGACTACCACTCACAGTCAGCGCTTGATTGCCAGCACGATCCCTAATTTTAGCCAAGAGTGTGCCATCCGGGCTAATTCGCAATGCGTAATGAGCATTACTTAAATACACATAATCAGTCTTTCCTGGCTTAGGCAGACTGCGGATTTTTAAGCCCAGTAAGGCTCCTGAGGTAAAATCAATTTTAGAAATTACCCTCCCCTGACGGGTCGTAACGATACTATCTCCGGAACTTGAGCTATTGATCGTAAAGCGTAGTGTGGCAGTTTCAACGAATAAATTTGTTGTAGTGGCAGAAAGCTCAGTGCATTTCGGAGAACTAGCTGCAATCTCCATGCCCGGATAAGAGAATTCCTGATTAACAGAACTAAATTCCCCCCCGCTTAAGCCTGTTTCAAAATTATTTGAAGGCTCAGAAAAAGTCACATCGTCAAGTAAGAAGCGGCCATGAAACCCATTCATCTCAATACTTAAGGAAAGTTTTACTGTGCTCGGGTCGCTTACTCGTGGGAAAGTAAACGAGATATTTTCATTCGCCCAAGGTCGGTTTTCGTTATAGGCATAGGCACCATCCCAGCGCTGCAGATTTACAAGTCGAATTTTTTCTGAAGCTCGCCCGGGGGTGCGCACGACTAGGAAGAAAGTTGGAAATCCACAAAATACTCCTAAGGTCTTAGCGCGGTAAGCATTGCCCTTGTGATTTGCGTAGGCAGTGGAATTATAGCAAAAAATATTTTCAAGCTTATGACGAAAAGTTAAAGTGTAGTTCGACCCAGGACTAAAGCCGGTCGACGGAAAAGGCACTTCAACTTGACCAATTAAATTCTCCGTTTCGTATGAACCAGTATAGCTTAAGAGTGTGCCGCCGTGGCCGTCGTTTTCGAGATTATAGCCCGTTGGTCCAGCGGGAGGAACCGGTGAAGAAGTTGGTGCTGGAGCAAGATACCACAAAAATTTCTGAGCAGAACGAGTAAAACGCTCTTCAATATTCTGAATGACAGTTTTTGGACTTGAATCAGTCTCCGTGCAAACAGGCTCGCTACCTCCGCCATTGCCGTTTCCATTGCCGTTTCCATTTCCA encodes:
- a CDS encoding Hsp20/alpha crystallin family protein; this translates as MASFCDYTPASAKSRSLWGGDFDRLFYQSFGDILGNVSNTLKGYNKAFPAVEMRDTGKEFLVTLEAAGVDPKELDIAIEDGVLTVKGEKKHEHTEEDKGVFYSERSVGTFQRSFQLPDYVDAENVKTKSTNGVVTLTFGKLKEKAPKKIQIEA
- the dnaG gene encoding DNA primase produces the protein MAIPLSVINEVRERTNIAEIISERVQLKRSGRNLTGLCPFHNEKTPSFSVRDEDGYFHCFGCGKSGSVFDFVMETRGFNFAEAVRFLAKRLNIPVPEQSEKVKTTRKEGSMREVMRSAAGVYYQFLVKSPDAAAARDYLTRRGITVDVIRNFGLGYAPRAWDFIREHVKSKEVAGAELEDLLFTVGLRKKSPETSDEAKRAYDAFRDRIIFPISRSDGAVIALGGRVIKSDDAPKYINSPESPIYAKRKALYGLHKALPEMRNTREVFLVEGYFDVISMAVRGFSNTVATCGTSLTEDHVKVLKRFVDRVTLLFDGDQAGRKAAVKSFDLFLNSGLDVQVVFLDQADDPDTLCQRESYEKIRELFAARIKPIEEIFLAELVAGIQGVGSQTRAAEEYVSRVRRVESPVEQEILLKKGATHLDLSYDRLEKLLNSLEAEITSSFSVTEAKPEAAHAKDQVEKRQETPTERQFKALCFELLLAALFDHGTLDKLWGIDQDNRIREIIPERLLSVFDKLLALRLGNAESWLDSASDVSKVEMILRDHSISDEIVLRELRRRLLLGGARINAVLDDIERFAERIHSDRAQGTQADLSPLDYAQQKLISRRKLEESSRINK